The Mugil cephalus isolate CIBA_MC_2020 chromosome 8, CIBA_Mcephalus_1.1, whole genome shotgun sequence genome segment attgctatgtagcatgtagccttgctGACTGGTTTCCTGGGGAAcctgtgagctctgtggtgtttctggTTGTATTTCTGCAGGTTAAAGTAGGAGGtgcagagaccaggaccagtcTGCTGAGGAGGACCAGACCTCTTCCTGTCCGTCAGACGCCCCCCCAGCTGCCTCGCTTCACTCAGGTAACACCAGACCAGATTAGACTGGACCcagactggaccagaccagattagacTAGACCCggactggaccagaccagattagaccagattagaccgTCCTCTCAGTCGTCTCTGTTTCCAGGTGGCTCCAGCTCTGAAAACCTTCAGGGACCCGGACTCTTGTGGAACCAGGACTCTCATGAGAGAGTCTTCAGGGACCAGGAGAAAAGTCCAGGATCTGGATTGAGTTCATCAGcacaaataaagatttaaatccTGTTGAGACTCTGAGTCCATTTTTATttggaggagggtggggggaaggagggggaggaggagggtggggggaaggagggggaggaggaggaggagggggaggaggaggaggaggaggagggggaggaggaggaggaggaaggcggggggaaggaggaggaggaggaggagggcgggaggaggaggaggaggtttgttGAGTTGATTCTGTCTGTGCTCCTGAATTGAGTTcagtttaatcattttaattgatttacattaaatttaacttcttcaattaatttcttaatttctttgGTTAATATCTTCATCTTGTTACCTGGACCCTCTGGACCCTCTGGACCCTCTGGACCCTCTGGCTGATGGACATGGAGGCTTCCTCGCTCCTCTCCCGGCCGCAGCCGCCGGAGCTCAGCCCCGGAGGAAGCAGCGGCTCCTCGGCGCCTCCTTCCCCGCCGGAGTCTCCGCTCCAGCCCCGCTCCCTCCGCTCCCTCCGCCCCTCCTTCCTGATCCGGGACATCCTCGCGGACAGTCGACCCGGTCCTGACCCGGGACAGCCCGAACTGGAGGAAGATCCTCAGGATAAAAGTCCGAGCAGCGGCTCAGAAAGTGAGAGTCGAGGtaaaagatttaaattaaacaattaaaacaggaaCTAATGAAACAGACGaatcactgatttgtttttatactgaTATTCTTCGAAcgaacaacaacatgaaaatcattattattcaattattataattataatattaatcattttatgtggtttgaataaaaacaataatgttCTGATCAGTTATCGATCAGCTGTTTCTGATTGTAGGTGGGGCGTTCAGGAAACCTCGGAAATCTCGCACTGCGTTCAGCGAACATCAGCTGTCGAAGCTCGAGACAAGTTTCCAGAACCAGAAATATCTGAACGTCCAGGACCGGATGGAACTGGCTGCTGCTCTGAAGCTCAGCGACGCTCAGGTCAAGACCTGGTACCAGAACCGCaggtaacccccccccccccccggaaccagaaccagagccagaaccagaaccagagacaCCAACACACTCAACCGGCCATCAACAACTCAGTTTTAGTGAAGACTGATGTGACATAATgggactgattgattgattgactggttgagtgactgactgattgattgattgattgattgattgattgatcgtTTCAGGACCAAGTGGAAGCGTCAGTCCTCTGCTGGTCTGGAGCTTCTGGGTGAAGTTGGCTCCATGTTTCTACCCTCACACCTGTTCCCTCAGACCCTGACAACTATGGACCTCCACCTGTACAGAAGCCACGCCCACCCGCACCAGAGGGCCCCGCCTCCGCTGAGCTGCATGCTAGCAGACAGGGACAACAGCCCAGTGTGAGACACGAGGTCTGTTCAGTCTGGAGATGAGACGAAGAGACGAGGACGAGATGTGAGGACGGTGTTTGTCTTTGAGGATGatcatgtttctgctttttcaagttttcaataaaaactaaacagaatgaagcttttgtgtctttctgtcagATTCTGACTTGTTCATGAAGTTTCAGCGACTGAAATGGTGACGAACGAACCAATCATGACACGTCTCTGAAGGGACACATGTCTCTGAGGGGACACATAACAATACTCTGACCTGTAGATCTGGGACTAGTTTACTTTATCGTTTCCTCCTCGGCTGTGACGGATAAATGATCTTTAAACTCAAACACTGAGACGCTGGTTACCAGGAACTTTATTTCACagtcaaaccaaataaaaacatttatgtcTTCGTACAGAATCTCAGAACGTCCAGAAAGCTGCAGTACGGTGGCCCAGCAGGGACAAACCACATTTCCTCCTGTCACCTAACAGGACTCTTCAGGTTTCCCAACATTAGTCTGAACCAGTTTCGCTGAAACTGTAGTTcctctaacgtccactagaAGCTCCGCCCCTCCCCCAACATCTGCTAGAGGCTCCGCCCCTCCCCCAACATCTGCTAGAAGCTCCGCCCCTCCCCCAACATCTGCTAGAGGCTCCGCCCCTCCCCCAACATCTGCTAGAGGCTCCGCCCACTCAGTCTCATAAGCCTCCATCATaatcaacatgtttacatcTGGGAACTGAAACATGATGAAGGTTTCTATAGAGTTTGCAgagagctaacatgctaactgcTACCATGCTAAACATGCTAACGGGGTGGAGCCTCTGGTACATTAACTGAGATGTTGAGTTTGGTTTTGTCCAGACTCCTGAGATCAACCTGAACTTTCATCCAGACATTTAATGTCcaaacgtctcctcctcctcatgacTCGTCCTCTcccgacttcttcttcttctttttcttctttgtggctTCTCCTCCTTCCAGACCACTGGAGAACTCGGACCGGATCAGTCGGACCTCCCTCAGACCCATCCTGAGCAAACAGGAGACAAACACGGTGAGTCTGACAGAGAACTACAGCTCCCAGGATGCACCTCAGCAAcaaggaagagggagaagttgtgggagtgaggctacattcagtctgtggagacaggagacagtttagagacatttagacattattactggttggacacctgatagttgtggacatggtcctaaatagttttaatggaaatagttgtaaataagtaaatgtgttgatcagctttagaaatgtccaggttagatttacattctaagttctagaaatgtttggttcaacatgtttgtggttttctaactggttcctcctggatctgatggttctagtctggttttagctccaacgtgttcacacagagaatgaaaccaaaccaggaccaaggtgaaacagagtcagactctgggacactagactctggactctggagggTTGAACGTGTAAAATGTGTCTCCTGATGTTCGTTATATTTCTGAGCGTCGCCTGAACGCACCTGCACCCAGAGGATTGTGGGAAACCGAGGAGGGACAGACACCTGTAATTATGTCTGTGCTGAAGCTGTGAGGACGTGTCCAGACAAGTTTGACcaagacaacaacaagaagacGTTTAATGAGCATGAGCTGGTCCCTCAGAGGACACGTGTCCCTCAGAGGACACGTGTCTCTGGTGTTTAGCTTTTAAATGACCGTGTTAACGTCTTccttgtttctgtttaaatgtccatcagagacaaacacaggtTTCATTGTCTCACAGGACTGTCtacacagagacagatggaCATGTCCTCTGCTCTATTCACTAATTAATTATGTTAGATGTCCCTCCTGGTCTCCCCCCAACATGTCCCAGGTCTCCCAATGACGCACCTCTTGTTCCCGGAGGActtcttctggttctggttctggttctgggtctggttctgggtctggttctgggtctggttctggttctgggtctgggtccGGGTCTTCGTGGTGGAGCTCAGGCCCTGGGGGGCGTCTCTGAGGCCGAAGCTCTTGGCGGTGTGTCCCAGGTGCAGGGAGCGGATGTGGAAGATGTGTTTGAGGGGGGCGGGGTAGGTGGTGTAGGCCCTCAGGAAGGACTGCAgcgctgtgacatcacagtgacatcacagtTAGGGTCAGCCAATCAAACGGCAGCAGTGAGGTCCGTCCCACTGCACATGCTCAGAGCGTACCTTTCTTAGCAGCCTGCCGCGTCTCAGAGCCGGAGTGGACGAAGTTCTCGAAGTCGGTCTGAAGGACGGTCGCTCGTTCTCGGACGTCCTGCTCCAGAGCTCTGGACGAGGTCTGGGACGGAGACGAGGGGACACGTCAACAATATAGGTCAAACAGCATGTGGCATGCGGAGCTTGtcctggtctcagctctgagtCTGGTCGCCCCGTTAGAGCCGGACCATGTGGCGGCGGCCTACCTTACTGTGGTACTTGCCCCGCCCCTTGTAGGTGTCGTCCGTCATCAGACTGGACAGgatgtccagcagcttcatcTCTGATAGGCTGAAACATGTCAACGCCCACAGTGAGACCAGGAAGTGCACCAGCTGCTATGGGACAGTTAGGGACAGTTCTCGGAGTTACCGTCCTCCACACACGTCACAGCTGAGTAGAAACGGAAGGTTTCCTCCGCGACGTCTGAACAGCGTCACTGCCGCTCCGACACGGCGCTGGCGGCCATATTGGTTTTGTGACTCTTGAATAATCCAAGGCTGAGGTGGTGCAAATGAGCCACCATGCTAGGCTAAGTGCTAATCTTTGCTGTTAGCAGCCAGCTAATGCAGCAGTTTGGCAGCTAGTGGTAACGGCACCTTTGCTTACTTTGATAACTGTAGCTAGCTCCCGTTAGCCTCCCGTTAGCCTCCCGTTAGCCTCCCGTTAGCATCCCGTTAGCATCCTGTTAGCCTCCCGTTAGCCTCCCGTTAGCCTCCCGTTAGCTGATTTAAACTTCTGcttttattcatacatttttcAGGAAAGCCACATGAATGAGAAGGTTCTGTAATTATTTCTTACATAATAAGAACAGCTCTATGTGAAGAGCCTTGTTGCTCCGCCCAGTGCGAGCTGCTCTGGCAAAGGGGCGGGGCCAGTGATTCTGGTTTCACTCCTTCCATTTCTATTCAGTTCTGACATGTGTGTGCGAGAGGCTAATTCTGAAGTGTGTCCCCAACGGCCCCTCATCATTGGCTGTGGACGCCGTCAGTCAACCAACCTGATGTTGTGATTGGCCAGCTCAGA includes the following:
- the barhl1a gene encoding barH-like homeobox 1a isoform X2, whose amino-acid sequence is MDMEASSLLSRPQPPELSPGGSSGSSAPPSPPESPLQPRSLRSLRPSFLIRDILADSRPGPDPGQPELEEDPQDKSPSSGSESESRGGAFRKPRKSRTAFSEHQLSKLETSFQNQKYLNVQDRMELAAALKLSDAQVKTWYQNRRTKWKRQSSAGLELLGEVGSMFLPSHLFPQTLTTMDLHLYRSHAHPHQRAPPPLSCMLADRDNSPV
- the barhl1a gene encoding barH-like homeobox 1a isoform X1 — translated: MDMEASSLLSRPQPPELSPGGSSGSSAPPSPPESPLQPRSLRSLRPSFLIRDILADSRPGPDPGQPELEEDPQDKSPSSGSESESRVIDQLFLIVGGAFRKPRKSRTAFSEHQLSKLETSFQNQKYLNVQDRMELAAALKLSDAQVKTWYQNRRTKWKRQSSAGLELLGEVGSMFLPSHLFPQTLTTMDLHLYRSHAHPHQRAPPPLSCMLADRDNSPV